One window of Posidoniimonas polymericola genomic DNA carries:
- a CDS encoding glycosyltransferase, whose product MNPQLSVLHTVKSLAASYGGPARTVPSLATSTQSLDEDITTAVFADWRQFSEAVKSPSAAPTLLHDHGQWARINHLSALMSRQLSLPRIVAPRGMLSPWARNHHRIRKAIAWQAYAARDLAAADVLHATSELELRELRQLGLVQPIAMIPNGVDLPPEEESSVQASDRRYALFLSRIHVKKGVRELLEAWVAVAPDDWELVIAGQDEQGIMRRLNLPPRVRYVGPIDGSEKWSLYRNASLFVLPTYSENFGVVVAEALMAGLPVITTHGAPWECLESERCGWWIPMEPGPLRETLRDALATHPDELQAMGRRGQTVVAQRFSWPEIARQMVDVYKWMVRGGSPPECVVKD is encoded by the coding sequence ATGAATCCACAGCTGAGCGTCCTCCACACGGTAAAGAGCCTGGCTGCGTCCTACGGAGGTCCTGCACGAACGGTTCCTTCACTTGCAACATCGACTCAGTCGCTTGACGAAGACATCACGACTGCAGTTTTTGCGGACTGGCGCCAGTTCAGTGAAGCGGTCAAAAGCCCGTCTGCCGCGCCGACACTGCTCCACGACCACGGGCAGTGGGCCCGCATCAATCACCTCTCAGCGTTAATGAGTCGCCAACTTAGCCTACCAAGAATCGTGGCTCCTCGCGGCATGCTGAGCCCATGGGCCCGCAACCATCATCGGATCCGAAAGGCTATTGCGTGGCAAGCATATGCAGCAAGAGATCTGGCTGCAGCGGACGTACTTCACGCGACGAGCGAACTTGAACTACGCGAACTGAGGCAATTGGGTCTGGTTCAGCCGATCGCGATGATTCCCAACGGCGTTGACCTACCGCCGGAAGAAGAATCGAGCGTCCAGGCGTCGGACCGCCGCTACGCGCTGTTTCTGTCGAGGATCCACGTAAAGAAAGGTGTACGCGAGCTGCTAGAAGCTTGGGTGGCGGTTGCGCCCGACGACTGGGAACTTGTCATCGCAGGCCAGGACGAACAAGGGATCATGCGTCGGCTCAACCTTCCGCCTCGAGTTCGATATGTCGGTCCGATTGACGGCTCGGAAAAGTGGTCACTGTACCGGAACGCCAGCTTGTTTGTTCTCCCAACCTACAGCGAGAACTTTGGCGTCGTCGTTGCCGAGGCGTTGATGGCAGGCCTACCGGTCATTACAACGCACGGCGCACCGTGGGAGTGCTTAGAGAGCGAACGCTGCGGCTGGTGGATTCCAATGGAACCGGGGCCGCTTCGTGAGACTCTCCGCGACGCTTTAGCCACCCACCCGGACGAGCTGCAAGCGATGGGAAGACGAGGCCAGACCGTCGTTGCGCAACGGTTTTCTTGGCCGGAGATTGCTAGGCAGATGGTTGATGTGTACAAGTGGATGGTCCGCGGTGGCTCCCCGCCCGAATGCGTGGTGAAGGACTGA
- a CDS encoding WcaF family extracellular polysaccharide biosynthesis acetyltransferase, whose amino-acid sequence MSQPPANNRPLIQLTGYRANFDRGASALVEAAWVLCKFCFFFPRLPFPSAWRVWLLRRFGAAIGRGVVIRAAVNVTHPWRLAIGDHVWIGEEVWIHNLAPVTIGSNVCLSQRAFLCAASHDFRRESFDLVLKPIVVESHAWVAAGSLVLPGVTVGEGALVCGGSVVCQDVPPRASVRGNPAE is encoded by the coding sequence ATGTCCCAGCCGCCAGCGAATAATCGGCCCCTCATTCAGCTTACCGGCTACCGAGCCAACTTCGACCGCGGCGCGTCGGCCCTGGTCGAGGCCGCGTGGGTGCTCTGCAAGTTCTGCTTCTTCTTCCCGCGGCTCCCTTTCCCCTCGGCCTGGCGGGTCTGGCTGCTGCGGCGGTTCGGCGCCGCCATCGGCCGCGGCGTGGTGATCCGCGCGGCCGTAAATGTGACCCACCCTTGGCGGCTCGCCATCGGGGATCACGTCTGGATTGGTGAGGAGGTTTGGATCCACAACCTGGCGCCGGTCACGATCGGCTCGAACGTTTGCTTGTCTCAGCGGGCGTTCCTGTGCGCGGCGTCGCACGACTTCCGCCGCGAGTCGTTCGACCTGGTGCTCAAGCCGATCGTGGTCGAGTCGCACGCCTGGGTGGCGGCCGGCAGCCTTGTGCTGCCCGGCGTCACGGTAGGGGAAGGCGCCCTGGTTTGCGGGGGCAGCGTCGTTTGCCAAGACGTGCCGCCGCGGGCTTCCGTACGGGGAAATCCCGCCGAGTAG
- a CDS encoding glycosyltransferase family 4 protein, with amino-acid sequence MTPLTTTLLFGASVLLAMVLTKIIATAFGRLSLIDRPDGDRKLQTESVPLGGGLAVACTVVTTISLAALLGGLASDPSWGGFFSGLLPAAAVLLVVGVVDDFVGLTGIYKLIGQFLAATLLAVGGAHFEMISLAGMQIHLGDLAIPFAIFFCLGAINAFNLIDGSDAFASSIGAVVCLTMGLISLGQGHVAGAALSFAVAGGLIGFLRYNFPPAKIYLGDTGSMLIGLVVSYVSISCSVKEQAAVAIAVPVALCAIPIFDAAAALLRRVLTGQSVFAADRGHFHHSLLLRGLSAGQAAAVAALLTTVTCTGALLSYYTNNEAFAILSVLAVFVALASLRVFGHTEVSLVLHQLAKRVRSLRKAPATPTADDKTHHSIQLQGSRAWRDLWQGMCEQAPNHDVRCLRLTINIPRLHEHFYAAWEDSQAVRTDNEWAIVVPLTYRGAAVGKLSLKGSPTAGGLDSMRDVLDFLEPVEQQLASLIETDPVAPQPVSANPELVTAT; translated from the coding sequence GTGACCCCGCTCACCACGACCCTCCTGTTCGGCGCGTCCGTCCTGCTGGCGATGGTGCTGACCAAGATTATCGCCACGGCGTTCGGCCGGCTGTCGCTGATCGACCGGCCCGACGGCGACCGCAAGCTGCAGACCGAATCGGTCCCCCTCGGCGGCGGCCTGGCGGTCGCCTGCACGGTGGTGACCACGATTTCGCTGGCGGCCCTCCTGGGCGGCCTGGCGAGCGACCCCTCCTGGGGCGGCTTCTTCTCCGGCCTGCTGCCCGCCGCGGCCGTGCTGCTGGTGGTCGGCGTGGTCGACGACTTTGTCGGCCTGACCGGCATCTACAAGCTGATCGGGCAGTTCCTGGCCGCCACCCTGCTGGCCGTCGGCGGCGCCCACTTTGAAATGATTAGCCTGGCTGGGATGCAGATCCACCTCGGCGACCTGGCCATCCCGTTCGCGATCTTCTTCTGCCTGGGCGCCATCAACGCGTTCAACCTGATCGACGGCTCCGACGCCTTTGCGTCCAGCATCGGCGCGGTGGTCTGCCTGACAATGGGCCTGATCTCCCTCGGCCAGGGCCACGTGGCCGGCGCGGCGCTCAGCTTCGCGGTGGCGGGCGGTTTGATCGGCTTCCTGCGATACAACTTCCCCCCGGCCAAAATCTACCTCGGCGACACCGGCAGCATGCTCATCGGCCTGGTGGTCTCGTACGTGTCGATCAGCTGCTCGGTCAAGGAACAAGCCGCGGTGGCCATCGCGGTGCCGGTCGCGTTGTGTGCGATCCCGATCTTCGACGCCGCCGCCGCCCTGCTCCGCCGCGTGCTGACCGGCCAGAGCGTGTTCGCCGCCGACCGCGGGCACTTCCACCACTCGCTGCTGCTCCGGGGCCTCTCGGCCGGCCAGGCCGCCGCCGTGGCCGCCCTGTTGACTACCGTCACCTGCACCGGCGCCCTCTTGAGCTACTACACCAACAACGAGGCCTTCGCCATCCTCAGCGTGCTGGCGGTCTTCGTCGCGCTGGCGTCGCTGCGGGTGTTTGGCCACACCGAGGTCAGCCTCGTCCTGCACCAGCTCGCCAAGCGGGTCCGGTCGCTCCGCAAGGCCCCCGCAACGCCCACCGCTGACGACAAGACCCACCACTCGATCCAGCTCCAGGGCAGCCGCGCCTGGCGGGACCTCTGGCAGGGCATGTGCGAGCAGGCCCCCAACCACGACGTCCGCTGCCTGCGGCTGACGATCAACATCCCGCGGCTCCACGAACACTTCTACGCCGCCTGGGAAGACAGCCAAGCCGTCCGCACCGACAACGAGTGGGCCATCGTCGTCCCGCTTACCTACCGCGGCGCCGCCGTCGGCAAGCTCTCTCTCAAGGGCTCACCAACGGCAGGTGGCCTAGACTCGATGCGGGACGTGCTCGACTTCCTCGAGCCGGTCGAGCAGCAGCTCGCCAGCCTGATCGAAACCGACCCGGTCGCCCCGCAGCCGGTTTCCGCAAATCCTGAACTGGTCACTGCGACGTAG
- a CDS encoding glycosyltransferase family 4 protein yields the protein MSAKRLVLLYHFFAPDDVVSSVLYSELGAELAKRGWQVEAWPSNRLHSGGNASLPHSEALDGVRVTRVWRPAWVQSSGLGRMLNAVWMVGSWGLRAAFTRRHQHEVMLVGTDPVMGVSAAVPWKLFRRHSRVAHWCFDLYPEAAVADEKMKAGSLTERLFSWVSRLGYRRCDLIADLGPCMRDRLAPNAGTAAAETITPWALVEPPEPPEPDSGVRSDLFGDAKLALLYSGSFGRAHSYAEFLDLARELRGDGVRFCFAGRGHRADELKAAVGPDDENVSFTGFAPEAELEKRLTSCDLHLVSLTPEWTGTVVPSKFFGALAAGRGVLFAGSEQSAIAQWIRQHNVGWVVTPDTVGEVADELRRLAQDPERLVALRQHCHAVYHAHFSRQKMIDKWDAELTRLLEP from the coding sequence TTGTCAGCAAAGCGACTGGTCCTGCTTTACCACTTTTTCGCCCCCGACGACGTCGTCAGCTCCGTGCTCTACAGCGAGCTCGGCGCCGAGCTCGCCAAGCGCGGCTGGCAGGTCGAGGCCTGGCCCTCCAACCGCCTGCACTCAGGCGGCAACGCCTCGCTCCCGCACTCGGAAGCCCTCGACGGCGTCCGGGTCACTCGCGTCTGGCGCCCGGCCTGGGTCCAGTCGTCGGGCCTCGGCCGCATGCTCAACGCGGTGTGGATGGTCGGCAGCTGGGGCCTGCGAGCCGCGTTCACCCGCCGCCACCAACACGAGGTCATGCTAGTCGGCACCGACCCGGTGATGGGAGTCAGCGCCGCCGTCCCGTGGAAGCTGTTCCGCCGCCACTCCCGGGTGGCCCACTGGTGCTTCGACCTCTACCCCGAGGCGGCCGTCGCCGATGAGAAGATGAAAGCCGGCAGCCTGACGGAGCGGCTCTTCTCCTGGGTCTCCCGGCTCGGCTACCGCCGCTGCGACTTGATTGCCGACCTTGGCCCCTGCATGCGAGACCGCCTAGCGCCCAACGCAGGCACCGCTGCGGCAGAAACAATCACTCCCTGGGCGCTGGTCGAACCGCCCGAGCCGCCTGAGCCCGACTCGGGCGTACGCTCCGACCTGTTTGGCGATGCCAAGCTGGCGTTGCTCTACTCGGGCAGCTTCGGACGTGCCCACAGCTACGCGGAGTTCTTGGACCTGGCCCGTGAGCTGCGGGGCGATGGCGTGCGGTTCTGCTTCGCGGGGCGGGGCCACCGCGCGGACGAGCTCAAGGCCGCCGTTGGTCCCGACGACGAGAACGTCTCCTTCACTGGCTTCGCCCCCGAAGCCGAGCTCGAGAAGCGGCTCACCTCGTGCGACTTGCATCTGGTCAGCCTCACGCCCGAGTGGACCGGGACCGTCGTGCCCTCGAAATTCTTCGGGGCGTTGGCAGCAGGAAGGGGAGTCTTGTTCGCCGGCTCGGAGCAGTCTGCCATCGCGCAGTGGATCCGCCAGCACAACGTCGGCTGGGTGGTGACGCCGGACACGGTCGGTGAGGTCGCCGACGAGCTGCGTCGACTCGCGCAGGACCCCGAGCGGCTCGTGGCTCTCCGCCAGCACTGCCACGCCGTCTACCACGCGCACTTCAGCCGCCAGAAGATGATCGACAAGTGGGACGCCGAGCTCACCAGGCTCCTCGAGCCGTGA
- a CDS encoding site-specific integrase, whose protein sequence is MARPPKPWYRKERRAWFVTLDGVQHNLGPDQALALSRFAKLLAQFAGDRCQLPDTFAELADAFLEWTQRNRSEATYLWYLKALQSFVRRYPDVKPEQLRPFHVETWAAEHGGATNTRRNRMRAVKRCLRWAHRQGYIDRDPVVALEVPNGPPRDVYVSPEEFAELLSHVKCPEFADLLTVVYEVGCRPQEILRLEPRHVDLKHSRWVIPASEAKGKRAPRVVYLTEKAQAITERYLARYPGGKLFCNSQGLPWDPYSTACHARRVQLRMGRARMKARGITVPDHEVVELAVQLADDKRRKEDERLTNAGKRPKRRPRLNTPKTDTYWTRVARQRLVDKRASELAERRSLYSLRHSWATNALQSGVDPLTAAVLMGHRDPSMLARVYQHLSHNPEHLLKQMKKARGE, encoded by the coding sequence ATGGCGCGTCCCCCCAAGCCGTGGTACCGCAAGGAGCGCCGCGCGTGGTTCGTCACGCTCGACGGCGTCCAGCACAACCTGGGCCCCGACCAGGCCCTCGCCCTGTCGCGTTTCGCCAAGCTGCTCGCGCAGTTCGCGGGCGATCGCTGCCAGCTGCCCGATACGTTTGCCGAGCTGGCCGACGCGTTCCTCGAGTGGACGCAGCGGAACCGCTCCGAGGCGACCTACCTGTGGTACCTCAAGGCGCTGCAGTCGTTCGTCCGCCGCTACCCCGACGTGAAGCCGGAGCAGCTGCGTCCGTTCCACGTCGAGACCTGGGCCGCCGAGCACGGCGGCGCCACCAACACCCGCCGCAACCGCATGCGGGCGGTCAAGCGCTGCCTGCGGTGGGCCCACCGCCAGGGCTACATCGACCGCGACCCGGTCGTGGCGCTCGAGGTCCCCAACGGCCCGCCCCGCGACGTGTACGTGTCGCCCGAGGAGTTCGCCGAACTGCTCTCGCACGTGAAGTGCCCCGAGTTTGCCGACCTATTGACCGTCGTGTACGAGGTTGGCTGCCGCCCCCAGGAGATCCTCCGATTGGAGCCCCGCCACGTCGACCTCAAGCACTCGCGGTGGGTGATCCCCGCCTCAGAAGCCAAGGGCAAGCGGGCGCCACGGGTGGTCTACCTGACGGAGAAGGCGCAGGCAATCACCGAGCGATACCTCGCTAGGTACCCGGGCGGCAAGCTGTTCTGCAACTCGCAGGGCCTGCCGTGGGACCCCTACTCCACCGCCTGCCACGCCCGGCGGGTGCAGCTGCGGATGGGGCGGGCCCGCATGAAGGCCCGAGGCATCACCGTTCCCGATCACGAGGTGGTCGAGCTGGCCGTGCAGCTGGCCGACGACAAGCGGCGCAAGGAGGACGAGCGGCTGACGAACGCCGGCAAACGCCCCAAGCGGCGCCCGCGGCTCAACACGCCCAAGACTGACACGTACTGGACGCGGGTCGCCAGGCAACGGCTGGTCGACAAGCGGGCGTCGGAGCTCGCCGAGCGACGGTCGCTCTACTCGCTGCGCCACTCCTGGGCCACCAACGCCCTGCAGAGCGGCGTCGACCCGCTCACCGCGGCGGTGCTGATGGGCCACCGCGACCCGTCGATGCTGGCGCGGGTCTACCAGCACCTGTCGCACAACCCGGAGCACCTGCTGAAGCAGATGAAGAAGGCGCGGGGGGAGTGA
- a CDS encoding DUF4832 domain-containing protein has translation MPLRLSSWVLAAAAGASLAFGSMPAAGGAELQEVRFEPSSAELLNPERGFCIQLDTRKRLQPIEPAQFQRARSTGVTLVNRIFYLKDFRDRWLTDRALATIEQDFAAAREHGVKLVPRFAYSSRIGEADASEDVVLRHIRQLKPLLTKNSDVILTLQAGFIGAWGEWHASTNGLDSAGPMRRVAMGLLDALPPDRCIQVRTPKAKQQVVQRPRPLNADRAFDGSPAARIGHHNDCFVADETDVGTYRDDQAAEDREFVATETCFLPMGGETCRNSEYAGGARALRELSAMHWTYLNRSYHRGVLRRWQEQGALTEVRDRLGYRLSITSVQLSKSVAAGGQLRGKIVLINLGWAAPVNPRPLELILANADTEQRFTLPTEVRTWLPGEPIVVEFDLSLDSQLETGAYHALLSLPDPAPKLRDDPRYAIRLANDDLWEPETGRHLLPVTVGIGR, from the coding sequence ATGCCCCTCCGCCTTAGCTCGTGGGTCCTGGCAGCGGCAGCAGGGGCATCGCTCGCCTTCGGTTCGATGCCCGCGGCTGGCGGAGCGGAACTTCAGGAAGTGCGCTTCGAGCCAAGCTCTGCCGAGCTCCTCAACCCCGAACGCGGCTTCTGCATCCAGCTCGACACTCGCAAACGCCTTCAGCCGATCGAACCCGCACAGTTCCAGCGAGCGCGGTCAACCGGCGTGACGCTTGTCAATCGGATTTTCTACCTGAAAGACTTCCGCGATCGATGGCTCACCGATCGGGCGCTCGCAACCATCGAGCAAGACTTCGCCGCTGCTCGCGAACACGGCGTCAAGCTCGTACCGCGCTTCGCGTACAGCTCGCGGATCGGCGAGGCCGACGCGTCCGAGGACGTGGTGCTGCGTCACATTCGGCAGCTCAAGCCGCTGCTCACGAAAAACTCGGATGTCATCCTGACCCTGCAGGCGGGCTTCATTGGCGCCTGGGGCGAGTGGCACGCGTCCACCAACGGTCTTGACTCGGCAGGACCGATGCGTCGTGTAGCAATGGGGCTGCTCGACGCGCTGCCGCCCGATCGCTGCATCCAGGTGCGTACGCCGAAGGCCAAGCAGCAGGTCGTGCAACGTCCGCGGCCGCTCAACGCGGACCGGGCATTCGACGGCTCGCCGGCGGCACGAATCGGCCACCACAACGACTGCTTCGTCGCCGACGAGACAGACGTCGGCACCTACCGCGACGATCAGGCCGCAGAGGACCGCGAGTTCGTCGCGACCGAGACTTGCTTCCTGCCAATGGGCGGCGAAACCTGCCGCAACAGCGAATACGCCGGCGGCGCCCGGGCGCTCCGCGAACTGAGCGCGATGCATTGGACCTACCTTAACCGCTCGTACCACCGCGGCGTGCTGCGGCGTTGGCAGGAGCAGGGCGCCCTCACCGAGGTGCGTGACCGGCTTGGCTACCGGCTTTCGATCACTTCGGTTCAGTTGTCAAAGTCGGTCGCGGCAGGCGGCCAACTGCGCGGCAAGATCGTCCTGATAAACCTCGGCTGGGCGGCGCCGGTCAACCCGCGGCCGCTCGAACTCATCCTGGCGAACGCCGACACCGAGCAGCGTTTCACCCTCCCGACCGAAGTCCGCACTTGGCTGCCAGGTGAGCCCATCGTGGTCGAGTTTGATCTATCGCTGGACAGCCAACTCGAAACAGGCGCCTACCACGCACTGCTATCGCTGCCCGACCCGGCGCCCAAGCTGCGCGACGACCCGAGGTACGCTATTCGACTCGCTAACGACGACCTGTGGGAACCAGAAACTGGCCGGCACTTGCTGCCCGTCACGGTGGGCATCGGCCGCTGA
- a CDS encoding efflux RND transporter permease subunit, protein MRFAHFFIDRPIFATVLSTVVVLLGAISYTQLPVSQYPDIALPTVVVRASYPGATPEIIAATVATPLEQEINGVEGMLYMESQSTPDGSLQITVTFELGADPDDAQVLVQNRVAVAEPRLPAETRQLGVTTRKSSPELLLVVHMISPDDSRDQLYISNYAYLHVRDALARLPGVGDLTVFGGAQYSMRVWLDIEQIAAREMTAGEVIAALREQNVQVSAGSLGQPPVEEQAAFQLAISSKGRLRTADEFGEIVVKAGDDGRLTRLQDVADIELGAESYDVNSYLDSQNAVAILVFARAGANGVATAHEVKRVMGEVSKDFPPGIDYRIVYNPMDFVEDSINEVFSTLIIATLLVVLTVFIFLQRWQATLIPIMAIPISLIGAFAMMRAFGFSLNNLSLFGLVLAIGVVVDDAIVVVENVERLIAKGLAPKDATKQAMTEVGSALIATTLVLISVFVPTSFLPGISGEFYRQFALTIAGATTISTFVSLTLTPAMCGLLLRPLDAKPGLFTRFFNLLFGWFFRPFNKVFAWSENLYAGFVRRTMRVTLLAVVIYAAVLGGGFYASQAIPPGFIPDQDQGYFIVVAQLPDSASLGRTDEVVRQISKLSMETPGVRNAVAFAGFSGATRTNNSNAAAVFTALDDASDRAAQGLTSDVVLADLRKRISTIKDAGIFVLPPPPVRGIGNAGGFKAQVQDRSGAGFAALRDAANAMLAAANQEPGLVQVFSTFRADAPQLFVDIDRQKAEMLDVPVGAVFEALQVYLGSVYVNDFNLLGRTYRVTAQADHRFRDDINDVYRLRTRSTDGALVPVGTVAEVQRRTAPDRVVRYNLFPAADINGSTLPGVSTGAAMQAVDRIAEENLPPGFGLEWTDLAYQERKAGDMAMYIFPACVLFVFLTLAAQYESWLLPLAIILIVPLCLLFGLFGIWLRGMDNNILTQIGLVVLVALACKNAILIVEFAKTLEDEGHSRVDAAVEACRLRLRAILMTALSFVLGVVPLLIATGAGSEMRRVLGTTVFSGMLGVTVVGLLLTPVFYVLLRAMVSWRTPAEAAPKGKSAVDN, encoded by the coding sequence TTGAGATTCGCCCACTTCTTCATCGACAGGCCGATCTTCGCGACCGTGCTGTCGACGGTTGTCGTCCTGTTGGGGGCGATCAGCTACACCCAGCTGCCGGTTTCTCAGTACCCTGACATCGCGCTGCCGACGGTCGTGGTCCGCGCCAGCTACCCCGGCGCGACCCCCGAGATCATCGCCGCGACCGTCGCGACGCCGCTCGAGCAGGAGATCAACGGCGTCGAGGGGATGCTGTACATGGAGTCTCAGTCGACCCCAGACGGCTCGCTGCAGATCACGGTCACGTTCGAACTCGGCGCCGACCCCGACGACGCCCAGGTGCTGGTGCAGAACCGCGTCGCGGTGGCCGAGCCCCGGCTCCCGGCCGAGACCCGCCAACTCGGCGTCACGACCCGCAAGAGCTCGCCCGAGCTGCTGCTGGTCGTGCACATGATCTCGCCCGACGACAGCCGGGATCAGCTCTACATCAGCAACTACGCCTACTTGCACGTCCGAGACGCGCTCGCCCGGCTGCCCGGCGTCGGCGACCTGACCGTGTTCGGCGGGGCCCAGTACAGCATGCGGGTGTGGCTCGACATCGAGCAGATCGCTGCGCGGGAGATGACGGCCGGCGAGGTGATCGCTGCGCTCCGCGAGCAGAACGTGCAGGTCTCGGCCGGCTCGCTGGGCCAGCCGCCGGTTGAGGAGCAAGCGGCGTTCCAGCTCGCCATCTCCAGCAAGGGCCGGCTCCGCACCGCCGACGAGTTCGGTGAGATCGTCGTCAAGGCGGGCGACGACGGCCGTCTCACGCGGCTGCAGGACGTCGCGGACATCGAGCTCGGAGCCGAGAGCTACGACGTCAACAGCTACCTCGACAGCCAGAACGCCGTGGCGATCCTGGTTTTCGCCCGCGCCGGCGCCAACGGCGTCGCGACCGCCCACGAGGTGAAGCGGGTGATGGGAGAGGTCAGCAAGGACTTTCCGCCCGGCATCGACTACCGCATCGTCTACAACCCAATGGACTTCGTCGAAGACTCGATCAACGAGGTCTTTAGCACGCTGATCATCGCCACCCTGCTGGTGGTGCTGACCGTGTTCATCTTCCTGCAGCGCTGGCAGGCGACCCTGATCCCGATTATGGCGATCCCGATCTCGCTGATCGGGGCGTTCGCCATGATGCGGGCGTTTGGTTTCAGCCTGAACAACTTGTCGCTATTCGGGCTGGTTCTCGCGATCGGCGTCGTGGTGGACGACGCGATTGTCGTCGTCGAGAACGTGGAGCGGCTGATCGCCAAGGGGCTCGCCCCCAAAGACGCCACCAAGCAAGCGATGACCGAGGTCGGGTCGGCCCTGATCGCCACCACGCTCGTGCTGATCTCGGTGTTCGTGCCGACTAGTTTCCTGCCCGGCATCAGCGGCGAGTTCTACCGCCAGTTCGCGCTGACGATCGCCGGCGCCACCACGATTTCGACGTTCGTTTCGCTGACGCTGACGCCGGCCATGTGCGGGCTGCTGCTCCGCCCGCTGGACGCCAAGCCAGGCCTCTTCACCCGCTTCTTCAACCTGCTGTTCGGCTGGTTCTTCCGTCCGTTCAACAAGGTATTCGCCTGGTCTGAAAACCTGTACGCCGGGTTTGTGCGGCGGACCATGCGGGTCACCCTGCTGGCCGTCGTAATCTACGCGGCCGTGCTGGGCGGCGGCTTCTACGCGAGCCAGGCCATCCCCCCCGGCTTTATCCCCGACCAGGACCAGGGCTACTTTATTGTGGTGGCCCAGCTGCCCGACAGCGCTTCGCTCGGCCGGACCGACGAGGTTGTGCGGCAGATCAGCAAGCTCTCGATGGAGACGCCCGGCGTCCGCAACGCGGTCGCCTTCGCCGGCTTCTCGGGCGCCACCCGCACCAACAACTCGAATGCGGCGGCCGTGTTCACCGCGTTGGACGACGCGTCCGACCGCGCCGCCCAGGGGCTGACATCCGACGTCGTGCTGGCCGATTTGCGGAAGCGTATCAGCACAATCAAGGACGCCGGCATCTTTGTGCTGCCGCCCCCACCGGTGCGTGGCATCGGCAACGCCGGCGGCTTCAAGGCGCAGGTGCAGGACCGCTCCGGCGCCGGCTTCGCCGCGCTCCGCGACGCGGCCAACGCCATGCTGGCCGCCGCGAACCAAGAGCCCGGGCTCGTGCAGGTGTTCAGCACCTTCAGGGCCGACGCCCCGCAGCTGTTCGTCGACATCGACCGCCAGAAAGCCGAGATGCTGGACGTGCCCGTGGGCGCCGTTTTCGAGGCCCTGCAGGTGTACCTCGGCTCGGTCTACGTGAACGACTTCAACCTGCTCGGCCGCACCTACCGCGTCACCGCACAGGCCGACCACCGCTTCCGCGACGACATCAACGACGTCTACCGACTCCGCACCCGCAGCACCGACGGCGCGCTGGTGCCGGTTGGCACGGTCGCCGAGGTGCAGCGCCGCACCGCCCCCGACCGCGTCGTCCGCTACAACCTGTTCCCCGCCGCGGACATCAACGGCAGCACGCTGCCCGGCGTCAGCACCGGCGCGGCGATGCAGGCGGTTGACCGGATCGCTGAGGAGAATCTGCCGCCGGGCTTCGGCCTGGAATGGACCGACCTGGCCTACCAGGAACGCAAGGCCGGCGACATGGCGATGTACATTTTTCCGGCGTGCGTGCTGTTCGTGTTCCTGACGCTCGCCGCTCAGTATGAGAGCTGGCTGCTGCCGCTCGCGATCATCCTGATCGTGCCGCTCTGCTTGCTGTTTGGGCTGTTTGGCATTTGGCTCCGCGGCATGGACAACAACATCCTCACGCAGATCGGGCTGGTGGTGCTGGTCGCCCTGGCCTGCAAGAACGCAATCCTGATCGTCGAGTTCGCCAAGACGCTGGAGGACGAGGGCCATTCGCGCGTCGACGCCGCGGTCGAGGCGTGCCGCCTGCGGCTGCGGGCAATCCTGATGACGGCCCTCTCGTTCGTGCTCGGCGTGGTGCCGCTGCTGATCGCGACCGGAGCCGGATCCGAGATGCGACGCGTGCTCGGCACCACGGTGTTCAGCGGCATGCTCGGCGTCACCGTGGTCGGCCTTCTGCTGACGCCTGTTTTCTACGTGCTGCTGCGGGCTATGGTATCCTGGCGGACGCCCGCCGAAGCCGCCCCGAAGGGGAAGTCGGCTGTGGACAACTAG